One window of Oryza brachyantha chromosome 12, ObraRS2, whole genome shotgun sequence genomic DNA carries:
- the LOC102707726 gene encoding trithorax group protein osa-like, whose amino-acid sequence MGFDNECILNIQTLPGEYFCPVCRTLICPNEALQTQCTHLYCKPCLAYIVATTQACPYDGYLVTEADSKPLIESNKPLAETIGKVTVHCQYHKSGCQWHGNLSDCITHGATCAYGNSPVVCNRCSTQIVHRQVQEHAQLCPGLQPHAQAQHTDSSMMQSSSAATQAAMQGPSAVASAVPMIPVTAAPTTVLSTATARTGTASALPVGSAGATTGSTVPVAPSLQVAPTAATQGQAVAPQTPTAEQYQQQLQYQQYYQQQYPGYNPYMQQYQQYGQYQQYTQPQAQIAPQNVAQAPVQSASYAQSQVLQPNQPQHMVPFQPQNQPHLPQLQAPAVQPQSQQHPPLQSAPQTQIPQLQPQSQVPLQQPQPHTQPTNHTPVPTQVGSQPFAIPSTQATPSEVQPHHQVMAQQQQPQLQHLPQQQQSYPHMQAYHQPPPMPHAQPQNPSVHAVTGHQPYSQPQPANQMQQGAPLQRSLHVSHQQMPSAQHHALAHPSQGQQPAMMAQGTQHTQQHQHVGHHAQRQEIHASIPPQAAPQRFPPKTSAPSQTGQSYQQGMPSSQPLMHAPLQSQGQQFMQQHHAHTSAGRSMNYVAPPEQFQNQSGGPVKGLQASAMNQQPPTRMASDNVGATSESHGAGQPFGQGSLSLKIPTLEAEKLENATNATGSTEVSGKKGSAESALVNPIASGGSDGSEKKKGKGKVDFAAWESNSHDPDALGGRGTRSDISSDLVKGMSLQQAPQQNMAALGSYAPPGMGPQHPYGPDSKLPQHMRQPGHMPYMQGLPNQMRPPKHSFPENSQPPMQQPYEMAPRMLGLNSNQMQISQPIRPDGGMIRPPVGAALPGQHDSTVPPFAPEHVGRSHPPGTKKNNNIGGGPRGGSKALYEVGTNSSQKHSRPFAAYPGRNHVSHKDFEENMKQFSVPTHLEGEGLQRGSRPFEGGLGRPDGFSDSLPGRHPLANHHPGSFPIGYGEDYPRKPNSTDFISPGGEFGHRGIDGMPILRNPGPFLQGMTGGPGGLHKDHLGSSNLPGNGQHDFDKSEFPHTRLHPSDTFVPRNLHGGGWGGGQLHGTEDYGYRGHMHADDPNLPIDYPRHGFPQESAHFGSGGHLRNGDVSWCRICNISCGTVENLNIHVETREHQQHAMDIVLKMKQDVAKRRKMNSGGPKSFKKKVAGKGSFRGNRR is encoded by the exons ATGGGTTTCGATAATGAATGTATTCTGAATATCCAAACTCTTCCTGGTGAATATTTCTGTCCTGTTTGTCGGACACTCATATGTCCCAATGAAGCTCTGCAAACTCAGTGCACACATCTCTACTGCAAGCCCTGTTTGGCTTACATAGTGGCAACCACACAAGCCTGCCCTTATGATGGCTACTTGGTTACAGAAGCTGATTCCAAG CCTCTGATTGAATCAAATAAACCCCTTGCTGAGACAATTGGTAAAGTTACAGTCCACTGCCAGTATCACAAGAGTGGCTGTCAATGGCATGGTAATCTGTCTGACTGCATCACACATGGCGCTACTTGTGCCTATGGGAACTCCCCTGTAGTTTGTAACCGTTGTAGTACTCAGATTGTACATCGTCAAGTGCAAGAACATGCTCAACTCTGTCCA GGTTTGCAACCTCATGCGCAAGCACAACACACTGACAGTAGTATGATGCAGTCATCATCAGCGGCAACCCAGGCAGCCATGCAAGGTCCTTCTGCAGTCGCCTCAGCAGTCCCCATGATACCTGTTACAGCAGCTCCTACAACAGTACTATCGACAGCTACGGCCAGAACTGGAACAGCTTCTGCACTCCCAGTTGGTTCAGCTGGTGCAACCACAGGAAGCACTGTGCCTGTGGCTCCTTCCCTTCAAGTGGCACCTACTGCTGCTACTCAGGGTCAAGCAGTTGCTCCCCAAACTCCTACAGCTGAGCAATACCAGCAGCAGCTCCAGTACCAGCAGTACTACCAGCAACAATACCCTGGATATAACCCCTACATGCAGCAGTATCAACAATATGGTCAGTACCAACAGTACACACAACCTCAGGCACAAATTGCACCCCAGAATGTGGCTCAAGCCCCTGTGCAATCTGCTTCATATGCTCAGTCTCAAGTTCTACAGCCTAATCAACCCCAACACATGGTGCCATTCCAACCTCAGAATCAGCCCCACCTTCCCCAACTCCAAGCACCAGCAGTTCAGCCACAGTCTCAGCAGCATCCGCCATTGCAATCAGCACCTCAAACACAAATTCCACAGCTACAACCACAAAGCCAAGTACCTCTCCAACAGCCTCAACCCCATACGCAACCTACAAACCATACACCAGTCCCTACACAAGTTGGTAGCCAGCCATTTGCAATACCTTCTACTCAGGCAACACCCTCTGAGGTTCAGCCACACCATCAGGTTATGGCTCAGCAACAACAGCCACAACTGCAGCACTtaccgcagcagcagcaatctTATCCACATATGCAGGCATATCATCAGCCTCCTCCAATGCCTCATGCACAACCTCAGAATCCGTCAGTGCATGCAGTAACTGGTCATCAACCATATTCACAGCCTCAGCCAGCAAATCAGATGCAACAAGGAGCTCCATTGCAGCGTTCTCTACATGTATCTCATCAGCAAATGCCTAGTGCCCAGCATCATGCACTTGCACATCCTTCACAGGGTCAACAGCCAGCTATGATGGCTCAAGGAACTCAACATACACAACAACATCAGCATGTTGGGCATCATGCCCAGCGGCAAGAAATACATGCTAGCATTCCTCCACAGGCAGCACCGCAACGATTCCCTCCAAAGACATCTGCCCCCTCACAAACAGGTCAATCATACCAACAAGGAATGCCCTCATCACAACCGCTGATGCACGCTCCACTCCAATCTCAAGGTCAACAATTTATGCAACAGCACCATGCTCATACTTCCGCAGGTAGGTCTATGAATTATGTTGCACCACCAGAGCAGTTCCAAAATCAATCTGGGGGTCCAGTTAAAGGTTTACAGGCAAGTGCGATGAATCAACAACCACCAACGCGTATGGCCTCTGACAATGTGGGAGCAACATCTGAATCACATGGAGCTGGACAACCTTTTGGTCAGGGTTCTTTGTCTTTAAAAATCCCTACTTTGGAAGCTGAGAAATTAGAAAATGCAACTAATGCTACCGGCAGTACAGAAGTAAGTGGCAAAAAAGGAAGTGCTGAATCAGCTCTTGTAAATCCTATTGCATCGGGTGGATCAGATGGTTCAGAAAAGAAGAAGGGGAAAGGAAAAGTTGACTTTGCTGCTTGGGAAAGTAATTCACATGATCCAGATGCTCTGGGGGGCAGAGGGACTAGGTCTGATATATCAAGTGATCTTGTGAAAGGAATGTCGTTACAGCAGGCACCACAGCAAAATATGGCTGCATTGGGATCGTATGCACCGCCAGGCATGGGACCACAGCATCCATATGGACCTGATTCAAAGCTTCCTCAACATATGCGGCAGCCTGGGCATATGCCATATATGCAGGGTCTGCCAAATCAAATGAGGCCACCTAAACATTCTTTTCCTGAAAATAGTCAGCCTCCTATGCAACAACCATATGAAATGGCACCTAGGATGCTTGGTCTGAACTCAAATCAGATGCAAATTTCACAGCCGATTAGACCTGATGGTGGTATGATTCGACCACCAGTTGGGGCAGCATTGCCTGGACAGCATGATTCAACAGTTCCCCCTTTTGCACCTGAACATGTTGGTCGGTCACATCCTCCTG GAACTAAAAAGAACAATAATATTGGCGGTGGACCACGTGGAGGTTCAAAGGCTTTGTATGAAGTTGGAACCAATTCTTCACAGAAACATTCCAGGCCATTTGCAGCATATCCTGGCAGAAACCATGTCAGCCATAAAGATTTTGAAGAGAACATGAAGCAATTTTCAGTGCCAACTCACCTTGAAGGTGAAGGTCTTCAAAGAGGTTCTAGACCTTTTGAAGGAGGATTAGGTAGACCAGATGGCTTTTCTGATTCATTACCTGGAAGGCATCCATTGGCAAATCATCATCCAGGTTCATTTCCTATAGGCTACGGGGAAGATTATCCAAGGAAGCCTAATTCGACTGACTTCATTTCACCTGGTGGAGAATTTGGCCATCGTGGTATTGATGGAATGCCTATTCTTAGAAATCCAG gtccATTTCTTCAAgggatgacaggtgggcctgGAGGTCTGCATAAAGATCATCTAGGCTCTAGTAACCTTCCTGGGAATGGACAGCATGATTTTGATAAATCTGAGTTCCCTCATACTCGTTTACATCCTAGCGATACGTTTGTGCCAAGAAATCTGCATGGTGGTGGTTGGGGTGGTGGCCAATTGCATGGCACTGAGGACTATGGCTACAGAGgtcacatgcatgcagatgaTCCAAATCTTCCTATTGATTATCCTCGGCATGGTTTTCCACAAGAATCTGCCCACTTTGGTTCG GGTGGACACTTGAGAAATGGAGATGTCAGTTGGTGCCGGATATGCAATATTAGCTGTGGTACTGTTGAGAACCTGAATATACATGTAGAGACCAGGGAACACCAGCAACATGCAATGGACATTGTTCTGAAAATGAAGCAAGATGTTGCAAAGAGGAGAAAGAT GAACTCTGGAGGTCCCAAGTCATTCAAGAAAAAGGTAGCTGGGAAGGGCAGCTTCCGTGGAAATAGGCGTTAG
- the LOC121056028 gene encoding uncharacterized protein LOC121056028 has protein sequence MERFLLFRPPRPSTPAAADADLLERDVLWPSASSSSSAPGLLAALPDDEGGKKKKRLAGPATVRSAACAVPGATAASAAALTQPTGAAMVARSAPVRIPSEAARRGRWAQSVCGGVGGEDGDAMVPPHEIVARRAAAHSSVLEGAGRTLKGRDLRRVRNAVLRRTGFLD, from the coding sequence ATGGAGCGCTTCCTGCTCTTCCGGCCCCCGAGGCCGTCGAcacccgccgcggcggacgcCGACCTCCTCGAGCGCGACGTCCTCTGGCCgtccgcttcctcctcctcctcggcccccGGCCTCCTAGCCGCGCTCCCGGACGACGAGGggggaaagaagaagaagcgccTCGCGGGCCCCGCCACGGTGCGCTCCGCCGCCTGCGCTGTCCCGGGAGCCAccgctgcctccgccgctgcgTTGACCCAGCCGACAGGCGCGGCGATGGTGGCGAGGTCGGCGCCGGTGAGGATACcgtcggaggcggcgcggaggggTAGGTGGGCGCAGTCCGtctgcggcggcgtcggcggggaggacggcgacgccaTGGTGCCGCCGCACGAGATCGTCGCGCGACGCGCCGCGGCGCACAGCTCGGTGCTGGAGGGCGCCGGGAGGACGCTCAAGGGCCGCGACCTCCGCCGCGTCCGCAATGCCGTCCTGCGCCGCACCGGCTTCCTCGACTGA